In Dioscorea cayenensis subsp. rotundata cultivar TDr96_F1 chromosome 13, TDr96_F1_v2_PseudoChromosome.rev07_lg8_w22 25.fasta, whole genome shotgun sequence, the sequence tgttttttaaatattatatatatatatatatatatatatatatatatatatatttaacaaatgTAACAAATGATACTATCATTTGCAAGAGTGCATCCGCAAACATGTACTCATTATTACTATATAGATTGTATCCagattctcattattattatgaagattgtatttacaaacaaatactcattattattttataactgCATCCACAAACAGATACTCATTATTACTATAACATCTAACAAAACTtgaactcaaaatttaaatttcatacGTCAATATCTCATCTAGTGGGACCAATGctgataaaatataaataaaatatttatttttatttgattgattttcatccaaataaaataaaattttgaaaaaaaaataagttactCCAGAGTTCAGCCTTgttcaaacaaaatatatatatatatataacgctGGATTCATCCATGCATCATCATTCgtttcattgaaagaaaaaataaatattatttattaaaaagcaaTTCTAGGCTTtgtttgcaatatatatatataaatataaaatatttaagggGCTTGTGTGcataaaaaatatcatgaaaaatgtaaaagaaaattttcgaTGGTCTTTTGTGGAAACTGGCAAAAAAGTTGTAAGAACAGAGTTTTTATTAGTTCTATTTTGTAAAATGTAACATTATTAAAggctaaattataaaaataaaaagatataggaattataattaaatattataaaaagatgtGAGTTTAAGATATGTATACACATTATCTTAAATTGTAAATAttgcaaaatttaaatttcctttaaaattaaagatctttaaaaatatatttatccaagtaactattttttttttttatctctatgACTATCATTATTAAACATGTTTGGATagaaatttcaatatatattatattccatgatataaataaagaaaataaataactattttttttaagtagtcACTGACTCACTCCATTTTTTGcatataatttgaatattaaataaatctattACTGAATGAATATGACATAAATACATTAAATCTCTGTCATTCATATGTGcacaaaatacattaaatataaattttaaaagaaaaaacacagaTAACATGAGAATTTTGTAATAGTTGTTATtatcattgttgtttttatagtaatatttttaccgaataaattttttttttttgaataacgTAGATGCATCtacgtcattatttttttttaatcttttttgttaaataattaatttttttattatttaaatcttaaatttaaacttttaatcgTAATAATAAACCTAAAACTCTCTATCTAAACCCTAAAGTGTAAATCGCAAAACTATGATTTAGCGAATAGGATTTACGGTTTatggtttaaaattttagggtttagtatttattatttaggatttaagattttagatttttaggcaTAGATTTTGTAGcatttagttttaatattttaaataatatttttatatatatttttttaaattttaaaaatttaagtatttttaaagtttaaatttaaaatttatataaaaataatgacatAGATGACAAGTTGGTATTCACATCATTTAGACGTGAAAATCTattcagaaaaaaatatatttgataaaaataatttattttttatttttaattaataattgttttattttgagtggATAATtgttcattttatatttttgttgtttgtcagACTTTAACTTCCACTTGTTTTAATATAtcttgatttatctatttttttataataaatctcGATGAAGGATGATGATAATTTAGAAGATAATATTTATACATCTAAACAAATTTGatcaaaacaaaagcataaaatttaaaatacttggagataagaaaaatatataatttttgaactTATTAAAATCAGATATTATTAATccaaattataatatatatatatatataaattaacgGTGGAGATTAACTGACGGTAAGAAGCATCACCATCACAGCCGTCAATTCGACCCAGTTTCGGCGCAGAAGCATTGATAACCACACGATTTGTTTCCTTATAAAAGACTCACACCATTtaatccaaataataataaaaaaacaaaaccaaaaaagagTTCCAATCAAACacgcttctctctctcttcctcacTAAACAAACACACCCCTTCATCCACCCTTAATTTGTCCACGTCATCGATCCTCGACTGTTAATCCAACGGTTGTTATTGGTCACTGATCAAGAGAAAAAACAAGGTGGTTTGGTTCGAACCGGGTTGGGAGGGCCCGGTTCGGGTTGGACCGAACCGGATTTTGAGATTTTCAAAAAAACCCAGTGAAAATGGGAATTTTTAGTGGATAAAAAGGGGAgaggagagaggagagagaaagagaggaaaaaaaatcgaATTTTTGGCTTCTCCGCCCAGTGCTCCGCCTCCTTGCCACCCTCTTTCGAagttctagggttagggttagggttttggggtGCTGCTTAAGCTTTGGTGgattctagggttagggtttgttgTGTTGGATTCGTTGATTGGTGGAATCGAGTTGGGGGTTTTGAGGAGGGGTTGATCGGAATAGTGGGGGATGGATGAGGTTTGGGAGAGGGCTGTGGAAGCGGCGCTGGAAGGGCAGGGGGATTCGTCGACGGCGCCGAGGACGTTGACGCTGGATGGTGCGGTGAAGTGTGTTCATGGACGGCTGCCGCCGCCGGCGCTGCTGGAGAGGTTTCAGAGTTTGGAGCATCTATCGATCGCGAACGTGGGGGTTTCGTCGTTGGAGAAGTTCCCGCGGCTGAAGAACCTCCAGCGGCTTATACTGTCGGATAATCGGATCGCTAGTGGCCTTGAGTTTCTGGTTGAGGCCGGGCTGGAATCGCTCAGAGACCTTGATCTCTCCAACAATCGGATCCAGTTCTTGGAGGAACTGGCACCGTTGGCTCGGCTCCGGCTTGTCTCGTTGGATCTCTATGAATGCCCTGTTACCAAGGTCAGGGATTATAGATCCAGGGTTTTTGGGATGATCCGAACTTTGAAATATCTTGACAAGATGGATGCGGATGAGAACGAGAGACCAGagagtgatgatgatgaggaagacgatgaggaggaagatgaggatgaggatCCAGTTAGCGGCGAGGTAGATGGTGATGATCGAAGTGGGAAAGTGGCAAACGGTGGTAGGAGCACTGCTGGAGATGAGGGGATCattgatgctgatgatgatgaggagagTGATGCTGATGAGGAGGAGACGGGTGCTGAAAGGAGAATAGAGTCCAATGGGCACCATTCGAATGGGTTCAGAGTGGAGCCTGTTAGATTGGTTGATggggatgaagatgatgaagaggatGTGGAGGATGAGGACGATGAGGATGATTTGGGAGAAGAAGTTGATGAGGAAGATGGggaagatgatgatgtggtAGAAGTTCATGAGATTGAAGATAGTggtgatgaggatgaagatgttgttgaggatgatgatgatgaggaggaggatgttgaggatgaggatggtgaagaggaggaagaagatgttgaggatgaggatgatgcgGAACCTGGGAGCACAGGCAGAGGAAGTGCTGAAGGTGAGATTGATGGTCATGAGCAAGGGGAAGAGGGGGAGGAGGATGATAATGGGGAGATTGGGGAAGAGGATGAGCAGGGTGTTGAGGAGAGGGAGttcgatgatgatgatggggaTGGAGAGGATGAGGTGAAATTCCTTTTTTCCTTCAGTCCTGTGCACTCATTTACCATTTCTTCAGTCATTTATATGGTCATTTAGCTTTCCAATTAGTATGATTTTTTGCTTCATGGTTTGCAAATTGCAATTTTGTTTACATTGTGCTTCACGAAGTTATGCTATTTTTAGTGCACGTAAGCTTTGGCGGCGTTCATGGATGCTTTCGAATATTCGTCTGCTATTGTGTTGGGATTTAGGGTGTTAATGGTAGCTTCTAGGTAGCTAAAacatttagttgttttttcTGGCGACATCGGTATTCAAATGTCTAGTATTATGTTGGACAAAACTTATTGATATCGTGCTTTGTCTTATGTGATTTTTAAGTCTAGGATTAGATACTCATTCACATGAGCtttgctttgtgtttttattAGATTTGTTGCTTTCCAC encodes:
- the LOC120274540 gene encoding acidic leucine-rich nuclear phosphoprotein 32-related protein, with translation MDEVWERAVEAALEGQGDSSTAPRTLTLDGAVKCVHGRLPPPALLERFQSLEHLSIANVGVSSLEKFPRLKNLQRLILSDNRIASGLEFLVEAGLESLRDLDLSNNRIQFLEELAPLARLRLVSLDLYECPVTKVRDYRSRVFGMIRTLKYLDKMDADENERPESDDDEEDDEEEDEDEDPVSGEVDGDDRSGKVANGGRSTAGDEGIIDADDDEESDADEEETGAERRIESNGHHSNGFRVEPVRLVDGDEDDEEDVEDEDDEDDLGEEVDEEDGEDDDVVEVHEIEDSGDEDEDVVEDDDDEEEDVEDEDGEEEEEDVEDEDDAEPGSTGRGSAEGEIDGHEQGEEGEEDDNGEIGEEDEQGVEEREFDDDDGDGEDEEDGTEYLMQPIPQVDEYLMQPIPQVDDENGGNDFDGCNEEDESEDDEVDDEDHLNNGVLQGPSSSSQPNKRKRDEDEDSVEDLRSSKHQ